One window of Gloeothece citriformis PCC 7424 genomic DNA carries:
- a CDS encoding Uma2 family endonuclease encodes MTAIFSTPQETEIFYPSEDGEPLAETYDHLYAILTTLEMLRAYLSGRQATVLADQFLYYSQGFPALRVAPDVMVIFDVEPGGRDNYKIWQEQQVPVVIFEMTSKSTQEHDKVFKKTLYEQLGVKEYWLFDPTGEWIAHKLQGYRLEGEEYQLINEYRSEPLGLTLRVEGKRLAFYREDTGEKLLIPDELREALEQERQRAETERQRAETERQRAETERQRAETERQRAELAEQKAEKLATKLRELGIDPEL; translated from the coding sequence ATGACAGCTATTTTTTCAACTCCCCAAGAAACGGAAATTTTTTATCCGAGCGAGGATGGTGAACCCTTGGCCGAAACCTATGATCACCTATATGCTATTCTGACAACTCTAGAAATGCTTAGAGCTTATCTAAGTGGTCGTCAGGCAACCGTTTTAGCCGATCAATTTTTGTATTATTCCCAAGGGTTTCCAGCTTTAAGAGTAGCTCCGGATGTGATGGTGATTTTTGATGTTGAACCCGGTGGGAGAGATAATTATAAAATTTGGCAAGAACAACAAGTTCCCGTTGTCATTTTTGAAATGACTTCTAAAAGCACTCAAGAACACGATAAAGTTTTTAAAAAGACGCTCTATGAACAGTTAGGAGTGAAAGAATATTGGTTATTTGACCCTACAGGAGAATGGATCGCCCATAAACTCCAAGGATATCGTCTAGAAGGAGAAGAATACCAGTTAATTAATGAGTATCGTAGCGAACCTTTAGGTTTAACCTTGAGAGTCGAAGGAAAACGATTAGCATTTTATCGGGAAGATACAGGAGAAAAATTACTCATTCCTGATGAATTGAGGGAAGCTTTAGAGCAAGAACGCCAACGTGCAGAAACTGAACGCCAACGCGCAGAAACTGAACGCCAACGCGCAGAAACTGAACGTCAACGTGCAGAAACTGAACGCCAACGCGCCGAACTTGCCGAACAAAAAGCCGAAAAATTAGCCACTAAATTACGAGAATTAGGGATAGATCCTGAGCTTTAG
- the apcB gene encoding allophycocyanin subunit beta, with translation MQDAITSVINSADVQGKYLDGSAMDKLKSYFSTGELRVRAASVISANAAQIVKEAVAKSLLYSDVTRPGGNMYTTRRYAACIRDLDYYLRYATYAMLAGDPSILDERVLNGLKETYNSLGVPISSTVQAIQAMKEVTASLVGADAGKEMGVYFDYICSGLS, from the coding sequence ATGCAAGACGCAATTACCTCTGTAATCAATTCTGCTGACGTTCAAGGAAAGTACCTTGATGGGTCTGCCATGGACAAGCTCAAGAGCTATTTCTCTACTGGCGAACTGAGAGTTCGTGCTGCTAGTGTAATTAGCGCTAATGCGGCTCAAATCGTTAAAGAAGCTGTAGCTAAGTCCTTACTGTACTCTGACGTTACCCGTCCCGGTGGAAATATGTACACCACCCGTCGCTATGCTGCTTGCATCCGCGACTTAGACTACTATCTCCGTTATGCTACCTATGCTATGTTAGCTGGCGATCCTTCCATCTTAGATGAGCGGGTTCTCAACGGATTAAAAGAAACCTACAACTCTTTAGGAGTTCCTATTTCTTCTACCGTTCAAGCTATCCAAGCGATGAAAGAAGTTACCGCTAGCTTAGTCGGTGCTGACGCTGGTAAAGAAATGGGTGTTTACTTTGACTACATTTGCTCTGGCTTAAGCTAG
- a CDS encoding phycobilisome rod-core linker polypeptide, whose protein sequence is MSVKASGGSSLARPQLYQTVPVSAITQAEQQDRFLEKAELNELVAYFRSGNKRIEIAQTLTNNSDLIVSRAANRIFTGGSPMSYLEKPVEAPEPMLAMAAAGTQPVRDLGTVTYVEGGGGGSGLFGGLRSIFTSSGPIPPGFRPINVSRYGPSNMQKSLRDLSWFLRYLTYAIVAGDPNIIVVNTRGLREVIENACSTDATLVALQEMRASSIEYFRRDEEAKGIVTQYFDILINEFKAPTPANKLRQRPSSDQQGLELPQSYYNAAEKRQKFVMKPGLSETEKNSVIKAAYRQIFERDIIRAYSQSISYLESQVKNGDISMKEFVRRLAKSPLYRKQFFEPFINSRALELAFRHILGRGPSSREEVQKYFSIVSQGGLSALVDALVDSQEYSDYFGEETVPYLRGLGLEAQECRNWGMQQDLFNYSAPFRKVPQFITTFAQYNRPLPDQHVYGSGNDPLEIQFGAIFPKETRNPSSSPAPFSKDTRRILIHRGAGINNQVSNPGARGEFPGSLGPKVFRLNNELPGSSNGTSVKFGESSTQALILAAYRQVFGRMPYEGQRLSVPEIKLENGDITVREFIKLLAKSETFRKLYWTPFYVVKAIEYIHRRLLGRPTYGRQEMNQYFDICAKKGFYALIDAIIDSPEYTEAFGEDTVPYERYLTPAGMQLRMARPGSIREEIGRRVEKEVTPRFVELGQVSQIRTEPDIKSRINQGVNSIRAQSKVFKLLSNLDKVAVQNTVKAAYRQIFERDLDPYIIQAEFTALESKLSNAEITVKEFIEGLGCSDLYVKEFYAPYPNTKVIELGTKHFLGRAPLNQKEIQKYNQILATQGIRAFIGAMVNCMEYLQVFGEDTVPYRRFPTLPAANFPNTERLYNKLTKQDNELVVPSFKPVVKVGG, encoded by the coding sequence ATGAGTGTTAAGGCAAGTGGTGGAAGCTCGTTAGCACGACCCCAACTATACCAGACTGTACCAGTCTCTGCCATTACCCAAGCAGAACAACAAGATCGCTTTCTGGAAAAGGCAGAACTCAATGAGTTGGTCGCCTATTTCCGTTCTGGAAACAAACGGATAGAAATCGCACAGACGTTAACCAATAACTCCGATCTGATCGTTTCCCGTGCTGCTAATCGGATCTTCACGGGTGGATCACCGATGTCATACCTGGAAAAGCCCGTAGAAGCACCCGAGCCAATGTTAGCTATGGCCGCGGCGGGAACACAACCAGTAAGAGATTTAGGCACTGTCACCTATGTTGAAGGTGGTGGCGGTGGGAGTGGATTATTTGGGGGTTTGCGTTCTATTTTTACCTCCAGTGGCCCTATTCCTCCGGGTTTTCGTCCGATCAATGTTTCCCGCTATGGCCCTAGCAATATGCAGAAGTCTCTGCGGGATTTATCTTGGTTCTTGCGCTATCTAACCTATGCGATCGTCGCCGGAGATCCTAATATTATCGTGGTCAATACGCGCGGACTACGGGAAGTGATCGAAAATGCTTGCTCGACTGATGCGACTTTGGTTGCTTTACAGGAAATGCGAGCTTCATCGATCGAATATTTCCGCCGGGATGAAGAAGCGAAAGGGATTGTTACTCAATACTTCGATATCCTGATTAATGAATTTAAAGCTCCAACTCCGGCGAATAAACTCCGTCAGCGTCCTTCTTCGGATCAACAGGGGTTAGAACTGCCTCAAAGTTATTACAATGCGGCAGAAAAACGGCAAAAATTTGTGATGAAGCCGGGATTATCTGAGACTGAGAAAAACTCTGTCATTAAGGCGGCTTACCGGCAAATTTTTGAAAGAGATATCATTCGCGCTTATAGTCAATCCATTTCTTACCTAGAATCTCAGGTTAAGAATGGGGACATTTCCATGAAGGAGTTTGTTCGCCGTTTGGCTAAATCTCCTTTGTATCGGAAACAATTTTTTGAACCGTTTATCAATAGTCGTGCCTTAGAATTGGCTTTCCGTCATATTTTAGGTCGCGGACCCAGTTCTCGGGAAGAAGTTCAAAAATATTTCTCGATCGTCTCGCAAGGGGGATTATCTGCCTTAGTTGATGCTTTGGTAGATTCTCAGGAATATTCCGACTACTTCGGAGAAGAAACTGTGCCCTATCTACGGGGACTCGGTTTAGAAGCGCAAGAGTGTCGCAATTGGGGAATGCAGCAAGATCTGTTTAATTACAGCGCTCCGTTCCGGAAAGTTCCTCAGTTTATCACTACTTTTGCTCAATATAACCGTCCTTTACCGGATCAGCACGTTTACGGGTCGGGAAATGATCCTCTAGAAATTCAATTCGGGGCAATTTTCCCGAAAGAAACCCGTAATCCTAGCTCTAGTCCGGCTCCCTTTAGTAAAGATACCCGTCGGATTTTAATTCACCGAGGCGCAGGAATTAACAACCAGGTGAGTAATCCTGGGGCGCGAGGAGAGTTTCCGGGGTCTTTAGGGCCTAAAGTATTCCGCTTGAATAATGAACTCCCCGGCAGCAGCAACGGAACGAGTGTTAAATTTGGGGAAAGTTCGACCCAAGCCCTAATTTTAGCGGCTTACCGTCAGGTTTTTGGACGAATGCCTTATGAAGGTCAGCGTCTCTCTGTCCCTGAAATTAAGCTAGAAAACGGAGATATTACGGTTCGGGAATTTATCAAGCTTTTGGCTAAGTCTGAAACGTTCCGTAAGCTGTACTGGACTCCTTTCTATGTGGTTAAAGCGATCGAGTATATTCACCGTCGTCTGTTAGGTCGTCCGACCTATGGTCGTCAGGAAATGAATCAATACTTTGATATTTGCGCCAAGAAGGGTTTTTATGCTCTGATTGATGCCATTATTGATTCTCCTGAGTATACTGAAGCCTTTGGGGAAGATACCGTTCCCTATGAGCGTTATTTAACTCCCGCAGGAATGCAATTACGGATGGCGCGTCCTGGTTCTATTCGGGAAGAAATCGGTCGTCGGGTTGAGAAAGAAGTTACTCCTCGGTTTGTGGAATTGGGTCAAGTTTCACAAATACGTACTGAACCTGATATCAAATCACGCATTAATCAAGGGGTTAATTCTATCCGCGCTCAAAGTAAAGTCTTTAAACTGCTTTCTAATTTGGATAAAGTGGCGGTTCAAAACACAGTTAAAGCCGCTTACCGTCAAATTTTTGAGCGAGATCTCGATCCTTATATTATTCAAGCAGAATTTACCGCTCTTGAAAGTAAACTCAGTAACGCAGAAATTACGGTTAAAGAGTTTATTGAAGGGTTAGGCTGTTCTGACCTTTATGTTAAGGAGTTTTATGCTCCCTATCCTAATACAAAAGTGATTGAGTTAGGAACTAAGCACTTTTTAGGTCGTGCGCCTCTGAATCAAAAAGAAATTCAGAAGTATAACCAAATTTTAGCAACCCAAGGTATTCGTGCCTTTATTGGGGCAATGGTTAACTGTATGGAGTATCTCCAAGTGTTCGGAGAAGATACTGTTCCTTATCGTCGTTTCCCCACTTTACCGGCGGCTAATTTCCCCAATACGGAACGGTTATACAATAAGCTCACCAAACAAGATAATGAGTTAGTTGTTCCTAGTTTTAAACCGGTTGTTAAAGTCGGCGGATAA
- a CDS encoding class I SAM-dependent methyltransferase: MTDESATRTAVQTLYNTYPFPPEPLLDEPPPGYNWRWNWIAAYNFCTRQKPSRENIRILDAGCGTGVGTEYLILLNPQAEIVGIDLSEKALEIAQERSRRSGVSAKHEASVSFHHLKLEEASQLPGEFDLINCVGVLHHLPDPVKGIQALASKLAPGGIMHIFVYSEIGRWEIQLMQRAIALLQGNKRGNYQDGVFVGRQIFSSLPENNRIVKREKERWSLENHRDESFADMYVHPQEIDYNVETLFELIEASGLEFIGFSNPKYWELERLIGKSPELIERAKNLSEREKYRLVELLDPEITHYEFFLGKPPIDKIDWSKDETLLSAIGEVHPCMYGWPSSSFLDYEYQPVTLTETEFQFLQTCDGKLTVGEILQGVKLELDEVRSLQDRQLLILTPTH; this comes from the coding sequence ATGACCGACGAATCTGCCACTAGGACTGCTGTTCAAACCCTCTACAATACTTATCCTTTCCCTCCAGAACCTCTTTTAGATGAACCCCCTCCCGGTTATAACTGGCGTTGGAATTGGATCGCCGCCTATAATTTCTGTACCCGACAAAAACCCAGTCGAGAAAATATCCGTATTTTAGATGCCGGGTGTGGGACAGGAGTAGGAACAGAATATTTAATCCTCCTTAACCCTCAAGCAGAAATCGTCGGGATAGATTTAAGTGAGAAAGCTTTGGAAATTGCACAAGAACGGAGTCGTCGTTCGGGGGTATCCGCTAAACATGAAGCATCAGTATCATTTCACCATCTTAAACTAGAAGAGGCTTCCCAACTCCCAGGAGAATTTGATTTAATCAATTGTGTGGGAGTCTTACACCATTTACCCGATCCAGTCAAGGGAATTCAAGCATTAGCTTCTAAATTAGCCCCCGGCGGAATCATGCACATCTTTGTCTATTCTGAAATAGGACGCTGGGAAATTCAACTGATGCAAAGAGCGATCGCCCTTTTACAAGGGAATAAACGGGGTAACTATCAAGATGGGGTTTTTGTCGGTCGTCAAATCTTCAGTTCATTACCAGAAAATAACCGAATTGTCAAGAGAGAAAAAGAACGATGGTCATTAGAAAATCATCGAGATGAATCCTTTGCGGATATGTATGTTCATCCCCAAGAAATTGATTATAATGTAGAGACTTTATTCGAGTTAATAGAAGCATCTGGATTAGAATTTATTGGCTTTTCTAACCCTAAATATTGGGAATTAGAACGGTTAATTGGGAAATCTCCAGAGTTAATAGAAAGAGCTAAAAATTTAAGTGAACGAGAAAAATATCGTCTAGTAGAACTTCTTGATCCAGAAATTACTCACTATGAATTTTTCTTAGGAAAACCGCCGATTGATAAAATAGATTGGTCAAAAGATGAAACCCTTTTATCTGCTATTGGTGAAGTTCATCCCTGTATGTATGGGTGGCCGAGTAGCAGTTTTTTAGATTATGAGTATCAACCCGTTACCTTGACTGAAACAGAATTTCAGTTTTTACAAACTTGTGATGGAAAGTTAACCGTAGGGGAGATATTGCAAGGGGTTAAACTAGAATTAGATGAAGTGCGATCGCTTCAAGATCGACAATTACTTATTTTAACTCCTACTCATTAA
- a CDS encoding tetratricopeptide repeat protein, giving the protein MNLRLISLITGFCWSLLALSSQAVSLSFVSSSDESLNLGLISQVSSDEQIREDMLIEGMDKGILGDYQGAIEDFTEVIDLYPDSAEAYYNRGIAYSKLGNYDAAIADYNQAISLNSNLAEAYVDRAKIYFHFGNSSKGLKDLQRAADIFKQQGNTIAYNQTVEMIQKLQ; this is encoded by the coding sequence ATGAATTTAAGATTGATTAGTCTTATAACTGGTTTTTGTTGGAGTTTACTGGCTCTTTCTTCTCAAGCTGTCTCGTTATCTTTTGTTTCTTCCTCTGATGAATCTCTCAATTTAGGGTTAATTTCTCAAGTGTCTTCTGATGAACAAATCAGGGAAGATATGTTAATTGAAGGCATGGATAAGGGAATTTTAGGGGATTATCAAGGAGCGATCGAGGATTTTACTGAAGTTATTGATTTATATCCTGATTCAGCAGAAGCTTATTATAATCGAGGAATTGCCTATAGTAAGTTAGGAAATTATGACGCGGCGATCGCTGATTATAATCAAGCCATTTCTCTTAATTCTAATTTAGCTGAGGCTTATGTCGATCGGGCTAAAATTTACTTTCATTTTGGCAATTCATCGAAAGGGTTAAAAGATTTACAACGAGCGGCAGATATATTTAAGCAACAAGGAAATACAATTGCTTACAATCAGACTGTAGAAATGATCCAAAAACTGCAATAA
- a CDS encoding allophycocyanin subunit alpha: MSIVTKSIVNADAEARYLSPGELDRIKSFVTSGASRLRIAETLTGARETIIKQAGDRLFQKRPDIVSPGGNAYGEEMTATCLRDMDYYLRLITYGVVAGDVTPIEEIGLVGVREMYKSLGTDIGAVAQSVREMKEVATGLMSAQDAAEAGSYFDYVIGAMQ; the protein is encoded by the coding sequence ATGAGTATCGTCACGAAATCAATCGTGAATGCGGATGCAGAAGCCCGCTATTTAAGCCCTGGTGAACTCGATAGAATTAAATCTTTTGTCACCAGTGGCGCAAGCCGTCTCAGAATCGCTGAAACCTTAACTGGTGCGCGTGAAACCATCATTAAGCAAGCCGGCGATCGCTTATTCCAAAAGCGTCCTGACATCGTTTCTCCTGGTGGAAACGCTTATGGCGAAGAAATGACAGCTACTTGCCTTCGTGACATGGACTACTATCTACGTCTAATCACTTATGGTGTAGTTGCTGGCGACGTAACCCCCATTGAAGAAATTGGGTTAGTTGGAGTTCGGGAAATGTACAAATCTCTCGGAACCGACATCGGCGCAGTTGCTCAGAGCGTTCGTGAAATGAAAGAAGTTGCTACAGGATTAATGTCTGCTCAAGACGCTGCTGAAGCAGGTTCTTACTTCGATTATGTTATCGGAGCAATGCAGTAG
- a CDS encoding XisI protein — protein sequence MEGINYCQLIQNILANHSANDFTNETEIQLLFDTERHHYQVLNIGWEDQKRVFEIIIHVDIKDNKIWIQRHGTEIGIADELVAAGVPKDKIVLGFQAPYKRPFTDFAVS from the coding sequence ATGGAAGGAATAAATTACTGCCAGTTAATTCAAAATATATTAGCTAATCATTCTGCAAATGATTTTACTAATGAGACAGAAATACAACTTTTATTTGATACCGAACGTCATCATTATCAAGTGTTAAATATTGGATGGGAAGACCAAAAAAGAGTATTTGAAATCATCATTCATGTTGATATAAAAGATAATAAAATTTGGATTCAAAGACACGGAACAGAAATTGGTATAGCTGATGAATTAGTGGCCGCTGGCGTTCCTAAAGACAAGATTGTTTTAGGCTTTCAAGCACCCTATAAACGCCCATTTACTGATTTTGCTGTTAGTTAA
- a CDS encoding phycobilisome linker polypeptide, whose translation MRMFKITACVPSQTRIRTQRELQNTYFTKLVPYDNWFREQQRIMKMGGKIVKVQLATGKPGTNTGLL comes from the coding sequence ATGCGGATGTTTAAAATAACCGCTTGTGTACCTAGCCAAACTAGAATTCGGACACAACGGGAATTGCAAAATACTTACTTTACTAAATTAGTTCCCTATGACAATTGGTTCCGCGAACAGCAGCGAATCATGAAAATGGGCGGTAAGATTGTCAAGGTTCAGTTAGCTACCGGTAAGCCCGGAACCAATACTGGTTTACTGTAA
- a CDS encoding IS4 family transposase, translating to MTVKKSENACWSKCNFGDKRLTQRALYIGDCLRLKYGQALSTVFKNAGDLKRTYEFLANPKTSFEKVVEPSHYQTAKETKNLPLILSIGDTTFLDYKNIKLKREDYGPIGNGGNGLILHTSLAVAPDSGQPLGLLWEKVWKRTQKIKSGKKVNRAKVFEKKESYKWVEAIQKVSSIFQEVSEVEQPKVIHIFDREGDIAEVFAEVQRAEKCSFLVRAAHNRSLNEEENYLWNYVQNQPVSFEREISLTNNHKRKKRIAHLEVRFCQVKLRSPQRLKETNGFKIYAVYAKEINPLDGEEPINWMLLTTEVIESPESANTLLRWYTYRWLIEEYHKILKSGCQVESYRLGGNSMKVLLGFLTTISSHLLKITYLHRNHPERSATEILTFSQIQVLKALSSSKKEDLSKETIGWAIEAIARLGGYLEHRRKTPIGITVLWRGWLELMFLCKGWELREALS from the coding sequence ATGACTGTAAAAAAATCTGAAAATGCCTGTTGGTCAAAGTGTAATTTTGGCGATAAAAGGCTGACACAAAGAGCTTTATACATTGGGGACTGTTTACGTTTAAAATATGGTCAAGCTCTTTCAACAGTCTTTAAAAATGCCGGTGATCTTAAAAGAACCTACGAATTTTTAGCCAATCCGAAAACATCTTTTGAAAAAGTTGTGGAACCATCTCATTATCAAACCGCTAAAGAAACGAAAAATTTACCCCTAATATTGTCTATTGGAGATACAACATTTCTCGATTATAAAAACATCAAACTTAAACGAGAAGATTATGGACCTATTGGGAATGGAGGAAATGGGTTAATTCTACATACAAGTTTAGCTGTTGCTCCAGATTCGGGGCAGCCATTAGGCTTATTATGGGAAAAAGTTTGGAAAAGAACTCAGAAAATTAAGAGCGGAAAAAAGGTTAATCGAGCTAAAGTATTTGAAAAAAAAGAATCTTATAAATGGGTAGAAGCTATCCAAAAAGTTTCGAGTATTTTTCAAGAAGTATCGGAAGTTGAACAACCCAAAGTCATTCATATATTTGACAGAGAAGGCGATATTGCCGAGGTTTTTGCCGAGGTGCAAAGAGCCGAAAAATGTAGTTTTTTAGTCAGAGCGGCTCATAATCGAAGTCTTAATGAGGAAGAAAATTATTTGTGGAATTATGTACAAAACCAACCCGTTTCATTTGAACGAGAAATTTCCTTAACTAACAATCATAAAAGAAAGAAAAGAATTGCTCACTTAGAAGTAAGATTTTGTCAGGTAAAACTCCGTTCTCCACAAAGACTAAAAGAAACTAATGGTTTTAAGATTTATGCAGTTTATGCTAAAGAAATTAATCCTCTCGATGGAGAAGAACCCATAAATTGGATGTTACTAACAACTGAAGTTATTGAAAGCCCTGAGTCGGCTAATACGCTTTTACGTTGGTATACCTATCGATGGTTGATTGAGGAATATCATAAAATTCTTAAGTCAGGATGTCAAGTAGAAAGTTATCGATTAGGTGGCAACAGTATGAAAGTTTTATTAGGATTTTTAACGACGATTTCCTCCCATTTATTAAAAATCACTTATCTTCACAGAAATCATCCAGAGCGTTCAGCCACCGAAATTTTAACTTTTTCTCAAATTCAAGTGTTAAAAGCCCTTTCATCATCGAAAAAAGAGGATTTATCAAAAGAAACAATTGGATGGGCAATTGAAGCGATCGCTCGTTTGGGGGGTTATCTCGAGCATCGAAGAAAAACACCTATTGGTATTACAGTTTTATGGAGAGGATGGCTAGAATTAATGTTTTTATGTAAAGGATGGGAATTGAGAGAAGCTCTCTCTTGA
- a CDS encoding DUF3883 domain-containing protein, with product MSPKKITKSRILVLECHPRIILILKNAVKSQDLESLFAETNFNKIVSHQYIDNNNGEDWKEFFKKIGVAEEIRILHEPQPQSVNFQNRVSYLKFINVISQGLFYLNYNYSYKNLLEIKDFLDYCINPCYSTKFWQYIIQSLKRFDLTQKATIWIKNQAREVPNFFEFDVKTNPSIPCTDNKCRKPSEVYSYSLQSYLKNSDLPVSSIDFPEKIESFLGLKRLLDLENCLMLLEQIANNYYFSKDTKQLYFIYEQLNNLIENNPHEEFSIDLESIQLLACDDLFHPISELYYIAPELNLPSKRNPNLVKFPEIDRKSFNFAKILSAFGIKKISLDDIKINYNSENHCSVLPKLIQERASCISVYLTSSSYDKQYWINKIIQRLENLTIYRVEKLSYYSSNIDYEEPIYNFYDEQSNTIYYVGEWNSRRNSKLGNYLIKALGLNYREITGERLLDFLDNSMEEIVLYLQDSGCDVTGLLPDNQIENKSEKTFSFLGDNSLSLTLPTYYQGTGNNAEYWGNFGEDKAIQFYQALGYEVSNVSNQPQKGYDLECIKDGQEIFVEVKTISSSNEVIRITINEWRCMCHGENQQKYELFIVVHQGKSIEKYIQVKSVWVTLQEILSKLDQQELTSSTYNSESVEFLIGFQRNSKNQLNEVLINWKRLFDKGFHGSEKIQYYLEQ from the coding sequence ATGAGTCCGAAAAAAATCACAAAAAGTAGAATTTTAGTTCTCGAATGTCACCCGCGAATTATTCTTATACTTAAAAATGCCGTGAAAAGTCAGGATTTAGAAAGCTTATTTGCAGAAACAAATTTTAACAAAATTGTCAGTCATCAATATATAGATAATAATAATGGGGAAGATTGGAAAGAGTTTTTTAAAAAAATAGGTGTTGCTGAAGAAATTAGGATTTTGCATGAACCTCAACCCCAATCCGTTAATTTTCAAAATCGAGTATCCTATTTAAAATTTATTAATGTTATTTCTCAAGGCTTGTTTTATTTAAATTATAATTATAGCTATAAAAACTTATTAGAAATCAAAGATTTTTTAGACTATTGTATAAATCCCTGTTACTCTACAAAATTTTGGCAATATATTATTCAAAGTTTGAAAAGATTTGATTTGACTCAAAAAGCTACAATATGGATTAAAAATCAAGCTCGCGAAGTTCCAAACTTTTTTGAATTTGATGTTAAAACTAATCCATCAATTCCTTGCACTGATAATAAATGTCGTAAACCATCAGAAGTTTATTCTTACTCTCTACAGTCTTATCTAAAAAATTCTGATTTACCTGTATCTTCTATAGATTTTCCTGAAAAAATAGAAAGTTTTTTAGGTTTAAAACGTTTACTAGATCTAGAAAATTGTTTAATGCTTCTAGAACAAATAGCTAATAACTATTATTTCAGTAAAGACACTAAACAATTGTATTTTATTTATGAGCAATTAAACAATCTGATTGAAAATAATCCTCATGAAGAATTTTCTATAGATTTAGAGTCTATACAATTACTAGCTTGTGATGATTTATTTCATCCTATTAGCGAGTTGTATTATATTGCTCCTGAACTCAACTTACCCTCTAAGCGAAATCCTAACCTAGTAAAATTTCCTGAAATTGACAGAAAAAGCTTTAATTTTGCAAAAATATTATCGGCTTTTGGCATCAAAAAAATCAGTCTAGATGATATAAAAATAAATTATAATTCAGAAAATCATTGTAGTGTTTTACCAAAATTAATACAAGAAAGAGCCTCTTGTATTAGCGTTTATTTAACTTCCTCTTCCTACGATAAACAATACTGGATTAATAAGATTATTCAGAGACTTGAAAATCTAACAATTTATCGAGTCGAAAAGTTATCTTATTATTCTTCAAATATTGACTATGAAGAACCTATTTACAACTTTTATGATGAGCAGTCTAACACAATCTACTATGTGGGAGAGTGGAACAGTAGAAGAAATTCAAAACTAGGAAATTATTTAATTAAAGCATTGGGTTTAAATTACCGTGAAATAACCGGAGAACGGTTATTAGATTTCTTAGACAACTCTATGGAAGAAATCGTTTTATATCTACAAGATAGCGGTTGTGATGTCACAGGACTATTACCCGATAATCAAATAGAAAATAAATCTGAAAAGACTTTTTCATTCTTAGGAGATAATAGCTTATCTCTTACTCTACCTACTTATTATCAAGGTACTGGTAATAATGCCGAATACTGGGGAAATTTTGGAGAAGATAAAGCAATACAGTTTTATCAAGCTCTTGGTTATGAAGTTAGCAATGTTAGTAACCAACCTCAAAAAGGCTATGATTTGGAATGTATCAAGGATGGACAGGAAATTTTCGTCGAGGTAAAAACAATATCTTCTAGTAATGAAGTAATTCGCATTACTATCAATGAATGGCGATGTATGTGTCACGGGGAAAATCAACAAAAGTATGAATTATTTATTGTTGTTCATCAAGGAAAATCTATAGAAAAATATATCCAAGTTAAATCAGTTTGGGTTACTCTCCAAGAAATTTTATCTAAATTAGATCAGCAGGAACTTACTTCTAGTACATATAACAGTGAGAGTGTTGAATTTTTGATTGGTTTTCAACGTAACTCGAAGAATCAATTAAATGAAGTGCTTATTAATTGGAAAAGATTATTTGATAAAGGATTTCATGGTAGTGAAAAAATACAATATTATCTAGAGCAATAA